From the Gammaproteobacteria bacterium genome, one window contains:
- a CDS encoding tyrosine-type recombinase/integrase: MTRPKRLSAAFVRTVKRPGRYGDGRGGYGLSLLVKPTASGRLSKTWAQRMRIGGRPFNVGLGPYPVVTLAEARAKALENRRAIQKGMDPRSGGMPTFERAAEKVIALHAKNWKGDASEKQWRQCLRDYVFPKLGRKRVGEITTADVLACLAPIWNEKRPTAARVRRRIGAVMKWAVARGYREDNPAGDAIAAALPRGTRHRTHFRALPHAEVGTALEAVRESDAWLGIRLCLEFVALTATRSGEARRARWPEIDRDRATWTVPAERMKTGREHRVPLSTGALAVLEEAREIENGSGLIFPSFKGRELRSPQVAGAFRDLGIPSTVHGLRSSFRDWAAETGVDRTVAEAALAHKVGGVEGAYFRSDLFERRREVMQDWSAYLAAGRAGAGS, from the coding sequence GTGACGCGACCCAAACGCCTGAGCGCCGCGTTCGTTCGGACCGTCAAGCGACCGGGGCGGTACGGGGACGGTCGCGGCGGATACGGGCTCTCGCTGCTGGTCAAGCCCACCGCCTCAGGAAGGCTGTCGAAGACCTGGGCGCAACGGATGCGGATCGGCGGCAGGCCCTTCAACGTCGGCCTGGGTCCCTATCCGGTCGTGACGCTGGCCGAGGCGCGGGCGAAGGCGCTCGAGAATCGGCGCGCCATCCAGAAGGGCATGGATCCGCGCAGCGGCGGCATGCCGACGTTCGAGCGGGCGGCCGAGAAGGTGATCGCGCTCCACGCGAAGAACTGGAAGGGCGACGCCAGCGAGAAGCAGTGGCGGCAGTGTCTTCGGGACTACGTCTTCCCGAAGCTGGGGCGCAAGCGGGTGGGCGAGATCACGACCGCCGACGTGCTGGCCTGTCTGGCGCCGATCTGGAACGAGAAGCGGCCCACGGCGGCGCGGGTGCGCCGGCGCATCGGCGCGGTGATGAAGTGGGCGGTGGCCAGGGGCTACCGGGAGGACAACCCGGCGGGCGACGCCATCGCGGCGGCGCTGCCGCGGGGCACGCGCCACCGGACGCACTTCCGGGCCCTTCCTCATGCCGAGGTAGGGACGGCGCTTGAGGCGGTCCGGGAATCGGACGCGTGGTTGGGCATCCGGCTGTGTCTGGAGTTCGTGGCCCTGACGGCGACGAGGAGCGGCGAGGCGCGGAGGGCGCGCTGGCCGGAGATCGACCGGGACCGCGCGACGTGGACGGTGCCCGCCGAGCGCATGAAGACCGGGCGGGAGCACCGGGTGCCCCTTTCGACGGGCGCGCTGGCGGTGCTGGAGGAGGCCCGGGAGATCGAGAACGGGTCGGGGTTGATCTTCCCCAGCTTCAAGGGACGGGAGCTGCGGAGCCCTCAGGTGGCGGGGGCGTTTCGGGACCTCGGGATCCCCAGCACGGTGCACGGGCTGCGGAGTTCATTCCGCGACTGGGCCGCGGAGACGGGCGTGGACCGCACGGTCGCCGAGGCGGCGCTGGCGCACAAGGTCGGCGGGGTCGAGGGAGCGTACTTCAGGAGCGACCTGTTCGAGCGCCGGCGCGAGGTCATGCAGGACTGGTCGGCGTATCTGGCGGCCGGGAGAGCGGGCGCGGGGAGCTGA